The proteins below are encoded in one region of Populus alba chromosome 2, ASM523922v2, whole genome shotgun sequence:
- the LOC118042091 gene encoding uncharacterized protein — protein sequence MVSLTVTGSFVSKLSSSSNSSTVLVSTRSRLCSSVCFPGNKGNYCSEGRFGFRVKAYDSSKNDSSSNNNNSGDAKPPNGTMPKTRREILLEYVKNVQPEFMELFVKRAPQQVVDAMRQTVANMIGTLPPQFFAVTVTTVAENLAQLMYSVMMTGYMFKNAQYRLDLQQSLEQVALPDAQEEKKDEPDYAPGTQKNVSGEVIRWNNVSGPERIDAKKYIELLEAEIEELNSQVGRKSANGQNELLEYLKSLEPLNLKDLTSSAGEDAVLAMNTFIKRLLAVSGPDQMKTSVTETSAPELAKLLYWLMVVGYSIRNIEVRFDMERVLGAPPKLAELPPGENV from the exons ATGGTTTCGTTGACAGTGACGGGCTCCTTTGTATctaaattatcttcttcttcgaaCAGCTCAACAGTTCTTGTCTCGACTCGATCTCGACTATGTTCTTCAGTTTGTTTTCCAGGAAACAAGGGGAACTACTGTAGTGAAGGGAGGTTTGGCTTTCGAGTTAAGGCTTACGATTCTTCCAAGAATGACTCTTCTTCTAATAACAATAACTCTGGTGACGCCAAGCCGCCTAATGGTACTATG CCAAAGACCAGGAGGGAAATTCTATTGGAATATGTCAAAAATGTTCAGCCTGAGTTCATGGAGCTTTTTGTAAAACGAGCACCCCAGCAG GTTGTTGATGCGATGAGACAGACAGTGGCTAATATGATTGGGACTCTGCCTCCGCAGTTTTTCGCTGTAACAGTTACAACT GTGGCTGAAAATCTTGCGCAGCTCATGTATAGTGTTATGATGACGGGCTATATGTTCAAGAATGCACAATACCGGTTGGATTTGCAACAGAGTTTGGAGCAGGTTGCACTTCCTGATgcacaagaagaaaagaag GATGAGCCAGATTATGCACCTGGTACACAGAAAAATGTGTCTGGTGAAGTTATTCGGTGGAATAATGTTTCCGGCCCTGAAAGAATTGATGCTAAAAAATACATCGAGTTACTTGAAGCGGAGATTGAAGAACTAAATAGTCAAGTTGGCAGAAAATCTGCAAATGGACAGAATGAATTATTGGAATATCTCAAGTCTCTTGAGCCCCTAAATTTGAAG GATTTGACAAGCAGTGCTGGAGAGGATGCTGTTCTTGCAATGAACACGTTCATCAAGCGTCTTTTGGCTGTTTCAGGTCCCGACCAAATGAAG ACATCTGTAACAGAGACTAGTGCACCAGAGCTTGCAAAGCTTCTTTATTGGTTGATGGTGGTTGGGTACAGCATTCGGAACATTGAAGTCCGTTTTGACATGGAGCGAGTACTTGGTGCACCTCCAAAGCTTGCAGAGTTACCACCTGGAGAAAATGTTTAA
- the LOC118042093 gene encoding O-fucosyltransferase 16, whose protein sequence is MAFHRRRNHYYNRFRSILPLICSISGALLILFALLSFLAPTPIDSNNPQHTNSLYARNGVVEDTIGQSVLHIPKKGRTDRDIWSSKNSLYYYGCSNASIKFANADAVTQPNRYLLIVTSGGLNQQRTGIIDAVVAARILNATLVVPRLDQKSFWKDSSDFSEIFDVDWYISSLSKDVKIIKSLPKRGGKTWIPRNMRVPRKCSERCYQNRILPVLLKRHAIQLTKFDYRVANRLDTQLQKLRCRVNYHALKFTDPILRMGEKLVHRMRMKSKHFIALHLRFEPDMLAFSGCYYGGGDKERKELGAIRKRWKTLHVSNPDKERRHGKCPLTPREVGLMLRALGYSSDINIYVASGEVYGGEETLAPLKALFPNFYTKETLASKEELEPFSSFSSRMAALDFIVCEESDVFVTNNNGNMARILAGRRRYFGHKPTIRPNAKKLYRLFLNQTTMSWEAFTSKMRTYQRGFMGEPKEVRPGRGDFHENPHTCICEDSEAKAKKDSGPGKYGKGYDDVLSYNEPELPDPDDDGYQDGPQEKEQFNGTGMDYDGITNEEPELEEILSD, encoded by the exons ATGGCGTTTCACCGGCGGCGTAACCACTATTACAACCGTTTCCGGTCTATTCTTCCTCTAATATGCTCTATTTCTGGAGCTCTTCTCATTCTCTTTGCCCTCCTCTCATTTCTCGCTCCTACTCCGATTGATTCTAATAATCCCCAACATACGAACTCG CTGTACGCTAGGAATGGTGTTGTTGAAGATACGATTGGACAATCTGTTCTTCACATACCG AAAAAAGGAAGGACGGATCGTGATATTTGGAGCTCGAAAAATTCGTTATATTACTATGGATGCAGCAATGCTAGCATCAAGTTTGCAA ATGCTGATGCTGTTACACAACCCAATCGGTACTTGCTGATTGTTACTAGTGGAGGCTTAAATCAGCAAAGGACTGGG ATTATAGATGCCGTTGTTGCTGCTCGTATCTTGAATGCCACTCTTGTTGTTCCACGGCTTGACCAGAAGTCTTTTTGGAAAGATTCAAG TGATTTTTCAGAGATTTTTGATGTTGATTGGTATATTTCTTCTCTGTCAAAGGATgtcaaaatcattaaatctcTTCCTAAAAGGGGAGGGAAAACTTGGATTCCACGCAACATGCGCGTTCCAAGGAAGTGTAGTGAGAGGTGTTATCAAAACCGTATCTTACCTGTTCTTTTGAAAAGGCAT GCAATTCAGCTCACAAAGTTTGATTATAGAGTTGCAAATAGGTTGGATACCCAATTACAAAAGTTGAGATGTAGAGTCAACTACCATGCTTTAAAGTTTACTGATCCTATTCTTCGAATGGGTGAGAAATTGGTCCATCGAATGAGGATGAAAAGCAAGCATTTCATTGCCTTGCATCTGAG GTTTGAGCCTGATATGCTGGCATTCTCTGGATGCTATTACGGTGGAGGTGACAAGGAAAGGAAGGAACTTGGTGCAATAAGGAAGAGGTGGAAAACTTTACAT GTAAGTAACCCTGATAAGGAAAGGAGGCATGGAAAATGCCCGCTGACTCCAAGAGAAGTTGGCCTTATGTTGAGAGCTCTGGGTTATAGCAGTGACATTAATATTTATGTGGCATCCGGAGAAGTGTATGGAGGGGAAGAGACATTGGCACCCCTAAAAGCACTCTTCCCAAACTTCTATACAAAAGAGACTTTAGCCAGCAAGGAGGAGCTGGagccattttcttcattttcttcaagGATGGCTGCACTTGACTTCATTGTTTGTGAAGAAAGTGATGTGTTTGTTACCAACAACAATGGTAACATGGCTAGAATATTAGCTGGAAGAAG GAGATATTTTGGACACAAACCTACCATTCGTCCAAATGCTAAAAAGCTATATAGATTGTTCTTGAACCAAACAACCATGTCATGGGAAGCATTCACCTCTAAAATGCGTACTTATCAGAGGGGCTTCATGGGGGAGCCAAAGGAGGTGAGGCCGGGTAGGGGAGACTTTCATGAGAACCCACACACCTGCATTTGTGAAGATTCTGAAGCCAAAGCAAAGAAAGATTCAGGACCTGGAAAATATGGAAAGGGGTATGATGATGTATTAAGCTACAATGAGCCAGAATTGCCTGATCCTGATGATGATGGATACCAAGATGGCCCTCAAGAGAAAGAACAGTTCAATGGAACAGGTATGGATTATGACGGAATCACCAATGAAGAACCCGAGTTAGAAGAAATTCTTTCAGACTAG
- the LOC118042094 gene encoding WD repeat-containing protein DWA2, protein MQGGSTGIGYGLKYQARCISDVKADTDHTSFIAGTLSLREENEVHLLRLSAGGTELICEGLFSHPEEIWNLSSCPFDQRVFSTVFSAGESFGAAVWQIPELYGQLNSPQLERIASLDGHVGKVNCVLWWPSGRNDKLISIDQENIFLWSLDCSRQAAQVQSKESAGMLHYLSGGAWDPHDVNAVAATCESSVQLWDLRAMKKANSIECGHVRNVDYDTRKKHILVTAEDESGIHIWDLRMPKVPIKELRGHSHWTWAVACNPEYDGLILSGGTDSTVNLWFASTTTSDELTSENVFKSPTRELDPLLNSFSDYDDSVYGLAWSSQEPWIFASLSYDGRVVVESIKPYLPKK, encoded by the exons atgcaaggagGATCAACAGGCATTGGCTACGGCCTCAAATATCAG GCAAGGTGCATATCAGATGTGAAGGCAGACACGGATCACACCAGCTTCATCGCTGGAACTCTCAGTCTCAGAGAAGAAAACGAG GTGCACTTGCTTAGGTTATCTGCAGGCGGAACTGAATTGATATGCGAAGGATTGTTTTCGCACCCTGAAGAGATCTGGAATCTCTCTTCTTGTCCTTTTGATCAACGTGTTTTCTCCACTGTTTTCTCCGCTG GTGAATCATTTGGAGCAGCAGTGTGGCAGATTCCTGAGTTATATGGGCAATTAAATTCTCCGCAATTGGAAAGGATTGCGTCTCTTGATGGACATGTTGGGAAGGTTAATTG TGTCCTGTGGTGGCCATCGGGAAGGAATGATAAGTTGATAAGCATTGATCAGGAAAATATCTTCTTGTGGAGCTTAGACTGTTCAAGACAAGCAGCCCAG GTGCAATCGAAGGAGTCGGCTGGCATGCTGCATTACTTATCTGGTGGAGCCTGGGATCCACATGACGTGAATGCTGTTGCAGCAACTTGTGAATCCTCAGTCCAGCTTTGGGATCTTCGGGCGATGAA GAAAGCAAATTCAATTGAGTGCGGCCATGTTCGCAATGTAGACTATGACACCAGGAAGAAACATATACTT GTTACCGCAGAGGATGAATCTGGGATACACATTTGGGATCTTAGAATGCCCAAGGTTCCTATAAAAGAGCTTCGTGGACATTCACACTG GACATGGGCTGTCGCATGTAACCCTGAATATGATGGACTGATcctg AGTGGTGGTACAGACTCGACTGTCAATTTGTGGTTCGCTTCTACGACAACCAGTGATGAGTTGACATCTGAAAA TGTGTTTAAATCACCAACTCGGGAACTTGATCCATTGCTGAACTCATTCAGTGACTATGACGACAGTGTCTATG GGCTTGCTTGGAGTTCTCAAGAACCTTGGATTTTTGCATCTTTATCCTATGATGGGAGG